Proteins found in one Desulfopila inferna genomic segment:
- a CDS encoding cupin domain-containing protein, whose amino-acid sequence MRIAKNDIPVRIDVPGATARQVKDFGDATGYGKIGGEYFSLAVGTDLAPLLKGLQDDLCQSPHWGYIIEGKLTVGFADGHNETVVAGDLFYWPPGHTVKADEDTEVILFSPEHEHSQVINHILEKVQ is encoded by the coding sequence ATGCGAATAGCAAAAAATGACATACCTGTGAGAATTGATGTCCCGGGAGCAACGGCTCGGCAAGTGAAAGATTTTGGCGATGCCACTGGTTACGGAAAGATTGGAGGGGAATATTTTTCACTGGCCGTTGGTACTGATCTTGCGCCGCTACTAAAAGGTTTGCAAGATGACTTATGCCAGTCACCGCATTGGGGCTATATAATTGAGGGCAAATTAACGGTCGGCTTTGCAGACGGACATAATGAAACAGTGGTAGCCGGTGATCTGTTCTACTGGCCTCCGGGGCATACTGTGAAAGCCGATGAAGACACGGAAGTGATTCTTTTCAGTCCTGAGCATGAACACTCACAGGTAATTAACCATATTCTTGAGAAAGTTCAGTGA
- a CDS encoding YeeE/YedE thiosulfate transporter family protein translates to MLYIIVGLAMGIVFGIALEKGRVFEPGIIIGQFQLRSWLLIKMFMSAIATTMVVVAVLYGSGLISLHAKPAIFPATILGGLLFGVGMALTGACPGTVLAQVGAGYKDAWAILAGGILGAMAYGYLESTLAPLNSGPGEITLADVIGLPFWLLALIMAVLIAVILFFLEKWRPWREDLGLDYDGVPSGSGRKAAGDV, encoded by the coding sequence ATGCTTTATATAATTGTAGGTCTGGCAATGGGTATCGTTTTCGGAATCGCTCTTGAGAAGGGACGCGTCTTCGAGCCGGGTATCATAATCGGCCAGTTTCAGTTGCGCAGTTGGCTGTTGATCAAAATGTTCATGAGTGCCATTGCCACCACTATGGTGGTTGTTGCAGTCCTCTACGGCAGCGGCTTGATTTCTCTGCATGCCAAGCCGGCGATATTTCCCGCAACGATTTTAGGTGGATTGCTCTTCGGAGTGGGCATGGCCCTGACTGGTGCCTGCCCCGGAACTGTGCTCGCCCAGGTTGGCGCCGGCTATAAAGACGCCTGGGCCATCCTTGCCGGTGGGATTCTGGGTGCCATGGCCTACGGCTATCTGGAGTCGACCCTGGCACCGTTAAATTCCGGTCCCGGAGAGATAACCCTGGCGGATGTCATCGGCCTTCCTTTCTGGCTGCTGGCTCTCATTATGGCGGTGCTGATTGCGGTGATTCTGTTTTTCCTGGAGAAATGGCGGCCCTGGCGGGAAGACTTGGGGCTTGATTATGACGGAGTGCCTTCCGGAAGCGGGAGAAAAGCGGCAGGTGATGTCTGA
- a CDS encoding YeeE/YedE thiosulfate transporter family protein, with the protein MNLRSKAWSPYLAGIIVGLLQIPALLIISSPIGASSSYTAVSGYLAGLFDSDIMTMDYFNKYMTSTKYLWQGSMVFAIALGAYLSRKLSGAARQSFSPVWTKACGITGLWPRMLMGFAGGFIMLFGARWAGGCTSGHGLSGVGQLAVSSIVVTLSFFIAGIVVSRFYKKI; encoded by the coding sequence ATGAATCTGCGCAGCAAGGCCTGGTCTCCATATCTGGCAGGAATCATAGTGGGGCTTTTACAGATCCCCGCACTTCTTATTATATCTTCTCCCATCGGCGCCTCCTCGTCCTATACAGCGGTGTCAGGATATCTTGCGGGCTTATTTGACTCCGATATCATGACAATGGATTACTTCAACAAGTACATGACCTCCACGAAATATCTCTGGCAGGGCAGCATGGTGTTTGCTATTGCTCTTGGTGCCTATCTCTCGAGAAAGCTCTCCGGGGCGGCGCGCCAGTCATTTTCTCCGGTCTGGACAAAGGCCTGCGGCATTACCGGTTTATGGCCGCGTATGCTCATGGGCTTTGCCGGAGGCTTTATCATGCTCTTCGGGGCGCGATGGGCGGGTGGCTGCACCAGCGGACATGGCCTCTCGGGAGTGGGGCAGCTCGCCGTCAGCTCAATCGTGGTTACTCTCTCCTTCTTTATAGCCGGCATCGTCGTATCCCGGTTCTACAAAAAAATTTAG